A stretch of Brassica napus cultivar Da-Ae chromosome C6, Da-Ae, whole genome shotgun sequence DNA encodes these proteins:
- the LOC106384210 gene encoding homeobox-leucine zipper protein HDG9-like, with protein MASGRDSSSSDEQETSLYTSDGDKRIYHRHSNHQIQKLEAYFKECPHPDDLQQRKLGEELKLKQKQIKFWFQNKRTQAKVQNEKADNASLRTENMKIRRENEAMQEALNTVTCPPCGGPHPGQVDRKLYFQNLRAHNAYLREERDKLSIWVNKTEGHPKPIVNALAYLHGPSLHASTSNNPHVTYETSSNHLVEPPSLLRELYLREHINIAQPPQPRQLQCSPPLSNMEKVMMTEAMVGAVTEVITLIQTEEPMWIKSSIDSRLVIDQENYEKKFTKSSHFKILSARIESSKEVAVIPLDAKNLVNMLLDTEKWANLFSTIVNKAKTIHVLESSKLMYEQLHILSPLLPPREFMILRCCQQLEEDLWVIADVSYHQVAFEFEFGTPACYKRPSGFLIQAMPNGHSKVTWMEHVEVNDKVRAHRIYRDLLCGGFGYGARRWTATLERMCERLSLYSVPDFPTTDDPGVVKTINGRRRVMDLGERMLKNFAWILNMPEKSEFSQQSATNSSGVNISVRVNKEAGQPPGLIVCACSSLCLPLAPLQVYNFLKNLEVRHQWDVLCHASPVTEVARFVTGANNKNCVNILQPSSAAESGDLMIIQDSFIDALGGMVVYAPVDLNTAHAAVSGNVNPSGIPILPSGFVISRDGRPSATAELDGGRDNCKTLLTVAFQILVTGPTISEELQMDKWTTTVDTLISSISSTITRVKAMLNCHDGQ; from the exons ATGGCTTCTGGTCGTGATAGCAGCTCAAGTGATGAACAAGAAACTTCTCTGTACACCAGTGATGGGGATAAAAGGATTTACCATCGCCACTCTAATCATCAAATTCAAAAGCTTGAAGC GTATTTCAAGGAGTGTCCTCATCCAGATGATTTGCAGCAACGTAAATTGGGCGAAGAACTGaaacttaaacaaaaacaaatcaaattttggtttcaaaacaaaagaacCCAAGCCAAA gtTCAAAATGAAAAAGCAGACAATGCATCACTTAGAACAGAGAATATGAAAATACGACGTGAGAACGAAGCAATGCAAGAGGCCTTGAACACTGTGACTTGCCCTCCATGTGGTGGCCCTCATCCTGGGCAAGTAGATCGCAAGCTCTATTTCCAAAACCTCCGTGCACATAACGCATATCTCAGAGAAGAG CGTGACAAACTCTCAATTTGGGTAAACAAGACCGAAGGCCATCCAAAACCTATTGTCAATGCTTTAGCCTATCTCCATGGTCCATCATTGCATGCATCGACTTCTAACAACCCACATGTCACATATGAAACCTCTTCCAACCATCTCGTGGAGCCGCCAAGCTTGTTAAGAGAACTATACCTTCGTGAACACATCAACATCGCCCAACCGCCTCAGCCGCGACAACTGCAATGTTCCCCGCCACTATCTAATATGGAGAAAGTGATGATGACTGAAGCGATGGTAGGTGCTGTGACGGAGGTTATAACTCTGATTCAAACTGAAGAACCAATGTGGATTAAGTCGTCAATCGATAGTAGGCTCGTAATTGATCAAGAGAACTATGAGAAAAAGTTTACTAAAAGTAGCCATTTTAAGATTTTAAGTGCTCGTATTGAGTCTTCCAAGGAAGTCGCGGTGATTCCATTGGATGCCAAAAACTTGGTGAACATGCTCTTAGATACG GAGAAATGGGCGAATCTTTTCTCAACAATTGTGAACAAAGCTAAAACAATTCACGTGCTGGAATCCTCGAAATTG ATGTATGAGCAACTGCACATACTGTCGCCATTGCTGCCACCAAGAGAGTTTATGATTCTAAGATGTTGCCAACAACTGGAGGAAGATCTCTGGGTGATTGCTGACGTTTCTTACCATCAAGTAgcctttgagtttgagtttgggaCTCCGGCTTGTTACAAACGTCCTTCCGGTTTTCTCATTCAAGCCATGCCCAATGGTCACTCTAAG GTGACGTGGATGGAGCACGTGGAAGTAAATGATAAAGTGCGGGCACATCGGATTTACAGAGACCTCTTATGCGGCGGCTTTGGCTACGGAGCTCGCCGTTGGACCGCTACTCTTGAGAGAATGTGTGAGAGGCTGTCTCTCTACTCTGTCCCTGACTTCCCGACGACTGACGACCCCGGAg TTGTGAAAACCATAAATGGAAGAAGGAGAGTCATGGATTTAGGAGAAAGAATGTTGAAAAATTTTGCATGGATACTAAATATGCCTGAAAAATCTGAGTTTTCGCAACAGTCTGCAACAAACAGCAGCGGAGTTAATATTTCGGTGCGTGTAAACAAAGAAGCCGGCCAACCGCCCGGTCTCATTGTCTGCGCTTGTTCATCTTTATGTCTCCCTCTTGCACCTCTCCAAGTCTACAACTTCCTCAAAAATCTCGAGGTTCGCCACCAG tGGGACGTTCTCTGCCATGCGAGTCCGGTCACTGAGGTCGCTCGCTTTGTCACTGGAGCAAACAATAAGAATTGTGTGAATATCCTCCAG CCTTCAAGTGCAGCGGAGAGTGGTGACTTGATGATAATACAAGACAGCTTCATAGATGCATTAGGAGGTATGGTGGTCTACGCTCCAGTGGACCTAAACACTGCACACGCTGCCGTTTCAGGCAATGTCAATCCTTCCGGCATTCCAATCCTCCCATCCGGTTTCGTCATCTCCCGTGACGGCCGTCCCTCCGCAACCGCTGAGCTAGACGGTGGCCGTGACAATTGTAAGACGCTCCTGACGGTGGCTTTCCAGATCCTTGTCACTGGTCCGACTATCTCTGAAGAACTCCAAATGGATAAATGGACCACCACAGTCGATACCTTGATTAGCTCCATTAGCTCCACTATTACAAGGGTTAAAGCCATGCTTAACTGCCATGATGGACAGTGA